One genomic region from Pagrus major chromosome 24, Pma_NU_1.0 encodes:
- the cep70 gene encoding centrosomal protein of 70 kDa produces MELQEQVEWDDVNKLLQRHGFKSVYFADPVENKNLSDLVLLDKKSAGEIRTTLRMMLTDSERRQALIQELIKSNNQLKEEAHEHMSRAAQQSQRVTELEELLDVVKTKVQDLEDRYLGKAVQQHSHTQQLQQEKQEAQKVCQVLEQKLSKQREEAAQLEKKLYFTIKEEERRSARQSQTFQHICNKVIKQESPADQQVLDVIDFYETKMAQLLDELRSVKEAERFEMAHQTRLKKASSNVAPSSKTLLKAYQDQLKGSKSQIEELKREVECLKQELEARPTLKDVKFYKHKLRCLEGSNKCNNTRLPKEGKTTEISENISDQTREASLCAHYHHLLNEISSVVTNPRAPLQLHRQKNCSVGLERAEFHTLVPTLEVWAQQLHLVKALQQGLNKLTSRLMPWQSIDNDHGAAEAVKVEDMMLLVDTMLENISTDDEKVLRRPTRYTLGSMVSHFQKLFDVTSLSGVYPRMNEVYTRLGEMTNTMRNLRDVLEIDSRVPPAEVVNQVARLVSSTEHTAGFHQLLGEADIDSIIVKVKQHDEFFPAFHALTMDILQTLGVSHLDDILPALKSLKQTAQ; encoded by the exons caggagcaggtcGAATGGGATGATGTGAATAAACTCCTGCAACGTCATGGGTTTAAATCAGTGTATTTTGCAGATCCTGTCGAGAATAAAAACCTTTCTG ACTTGGTTCTGCTGGACAAGAAGTCAGCTGGTGAGATCAGGACGACTCTGAGGATGATGCTGACAGACTCAGAGAGAAGACAGGCGCTCATCCAGGAGCTCATCAAGTCCAACAACCAACTCAA aGAGGAGGCTCATGAGCACATGAGCAGAGCGGCTCAGCAGTCTCAGAGGGTcacagagctggaggagctACTGGATGTGGTGAAGACCAAAGTCCAGGACCTGGAGGACCGCTACCTTGGCAAGGCTGTCCAACAGCACAGCCACACTCAACAACTGCAGCAGGAGAAACAGGAAGCGCAG AAAGTGTGTCAGGTTCTGGAGCAGAAGCTGTccaaacagagggaggaagcagctcagcttgaaaaaaaactttatttcaccATCAAAGAAGAAGAGCGGCGATCGGCTCGACAGAGTCAGACGTTCCAACACATCTGCAACAAAGTGATCAAGCAGGAGTCTCCTGCAGACCAGCA GGTGTTGGATGTGATCGACTTCTATGAGACTAAAATGGCTCAGCTGCTGGATGAGCTCAG GTCTGTCAAAGAAGCAGAAAGATTTGAAATGGCTCATCAGACAAGACTCAAGAAGGCATCCAGCAATGTTGCTCCATCTTCTAAAACTCTTCTCAAG GCGTACCAGGACCAGCTAAAGGGAAGCAAAAGTCAAATAGAAGAGCTAAAGAGGGAGGTGGAGTGCCTGAAGCAAGAGTTGGAGgcaag gcCAACACTCAAAGACGTAAAGttctacaaacacaaactccGCTGTTTGGAGGGGTCGAACAAATGCAACAACACAAG ATTGCCGAAAGAAGGCAAGACGACTGAGATCAGTGAGAACATCAGTGATCAAACCAGAGAAGCCAGTCTGTGTGCACACTATCATCAT CTGTTGAATGAGATCAGTTCTGTAGTGACCAATCCCAGAGCTCCGCTTCAACTGCACAGGCAGAAAAACTGCTCTGTTGGTTTGGAGCGGGCTGAGTTTCACACCCTGGTCCCCACACTGGAGGTGTGGGCCCAGCAGCTCCACTTAGTGAAG GCTCTGCAGCAGGGTTTAAATAAACTGACTAGCAGACTGATGCCCTGGCAGTCGATTGATAATGACCATggtgcagcagaagcagtgaaAGTGGAAGACATGATGTTGCTGGTGGACACCATGCTGGAAAACATCTCGACTGATGATGAGAAG gtgcTCAGGAGACCAACTCGATACACTCTGGGCTCCATGGTGTCCCACTTCCAGAAGCTGTTTGACGTCACCTCCCTCAGCGGAGTGTACCCACGTATGAACGAGGTCTACACCAGGCTGGGAGAGATGACCAACACCATGAGGAACCTCCGAGACGTTCTGGAGATAG ACAGCAGGGTTCCTCCTGCTGAGGTCGTGAATCAGGTGGCCAGACTGGTTTCCTCCACTGAACACACTGCTGGATTCCATCAGCTGCTAGGAGAGGCTGACATTGAcag CATCATCGTCAAAGTGAAGCAGCATGACGAGTTCTTCCCTGCTTTCCATGCCCTCACCatggacattttacagactCTAG gagtGAGTCACCTGGACGACATCCTTCCAGCTCTGAAGTCGttgaaacaaacagcacagtga